A stretch of DNA from Halobacillus litoralis:
CGGCATGGGATTGAATTAAATGACGTTGAAGTGGCTTATGTACCAGGAGCTTTCGAAATCCCACTGGTAGCAAGTAAAATGGCGAACTCAGGAAAATACGATGCTGTCGTTACACTTGGAGCGGTGATTCGCGGCTCTACCCCACACTTCGATTATGTATGTAATGAAGCAGCTAAAGGCGTATCTCAGGCCTCAAAGCAAAGTGGCATTCCGGTCATCTTCGGAGTCATCACGACAGACACGATCGAGCAAGCGATTGAACGCGCGGGTACGAAGGCAGGAAATAAGGGATGGGAAGCAGCTACTGCAGCTATTGAAATGGCAACCCTACTCAAAAACTTCGAATAAATGATGAGGAGCTGACTAGTGAGCTGGTCAGCTCTTTTTTTGTGAAGGGGGATCCGGTTTGAGGATGCCCTTTTTCTGATAAAAGAGTAAAAGGCTGTCCACATGTGGATAAGTGGTTATCTGTAGTTTATATCCACAAGTAAAAAGGAAGGGTAAAGAAGGAAGGAGGGGAAGGATGACAAGAAGAGCTGTATGGTTTAGACGAGATTTAAGGTTAAACGACCACACCGCTTTAGCCAAAGCGTTGGAACATACAAAAGGCGACGATCAAATCGTTCTGTTTTTTCATATCCATCCATCATTAAATC
This window harbors:
- the ribH gene encoding 6,7-dimethyl-8-ribityllumazine synthase, yielding MVKTIEGNLVGTGLKVGIVVGRFNDFITGKLYEGAVDAFKRHGIELNDVEVAYVPGAFEIPLVASKMANSGKYDAVVTLGAVIRGSTPHFDYVCNEAAKGVSQASKQSGIPVIFGVITTDTIEQAIERAGTKAGNKGWEAATAAIEMATLLKNFE